One genomic window of Devosia salina includes the following:
- the fabF gene encoding beta-ketoacyl-ACP synthase II: protein MRRVVVTGLGLVTPLGCGVEPTWANILASKSGAKRIDDFEIDDIACQIAHRIPLGDYADGKYNPDEWMEVKEQRKVDAFIVYAMAAATQAIQDAGVEPKTQEEQERTGVLIGSGIGGIGGIYDASITLHEKGPRRISPFFIPGRLINLASGHVSIRFGLKGPNHSVVTACSTGAHAIGDAARLIALGDADVMVAGGTESCVNRLSLAGFSAARALSTGFNDNPTAASRPYDKDRDGFVMGEGAGIVVLEDYERAKARGAKIYGEVIGYGLSGDAYHITAPSPDGDGGFRAMSAAVKRAGISPADIDYINAHGTSTPLGDEIELGAVTRVLGDAAPKAVMSSTKSAVGHLLGAAGSVEAIFCLLAMRDGVAPPTLNLDNPSVETEINLVPHTPIKKEINVALSNSFGFGGTNATLVMRKVS, encoded by the coding sequence TTGCGCCGAGTCGTCGTCACCGGACTGGGATTAGTCACGCCGCTTGGTTGCGGTGTTGAGCCGACCTGGGCCAACATCCTTGCCAGCAAGAGTGGCGCCAAGCGTATCGACGATTTCGAGATCGACGATATTGCCTGCCAGATCGCCCATCGTATTCCACTCGGGGACTATGCCGACGGCAAGTACAACCCCGACGAGTGGATGGAGGTCAAGGAGCAGCGCAAGGTCGATGCGTTCATCGTCTATGCCATGGCTGCGGCCACTCAGGCCATCCAGGATGCGGGCGTGGAACCCAAGACCCAGGAAGAGCAGGAACGCACTGGCGTCCTGATCGGCTCGGGAATTGGCGGCATTGGCGGCATCTACGATGCCTCCATTACGCTGCATGAAAAGGGGCCGCGCCGTATCAGCCCCTTCTTCATCCCCGGGCGCCTGATCAACCTGGCCTCGGGCCATGTCTCGATCCGCTTCGGCCTGAAGGGCCCCAACCACTCGGTGGTCACGGCCTGTTCGACCGGGGCCCATGCCATTGGCGACGCCGCGCGTCTCATCGCCCTGGGCGATGCCGACGTGATGGTTGCCGGCGGCACGGAAAGCTGCGTCAACCGCCTCTCGCTGGCCGGCTTCTCGGCCGCCCGCGCGCTCTCGACCGGCTTCAACGACAACCCCACCGCCGCCTCGCGGCCCTATGACAAGGACCGCGATGGTTTCGTCATGGGCGAGGGCGCCGGCATTGTCGTTCTCGAAGACTATGAGCGAGCCAAGGCCCGCGGCGCCAAGATCTATGGCGAAGTGATCGGCTATGGCCTCAGCGGCGACGCCTACCACATTACCGCCCCTTCGCCCGATGGCGATGGCGGTTTCCGCGCCATGAGCGCGGCAGTCAAGCGTGCCGGCATCTCTCCGGCCGATATCGACTACATCAACGCCCATGGCACCTCGACGCCGCTGGGCGACGAGATCGAGCTTGGCGCCGTGACCCGCGTTTTGGGCGATGCCGCACCCAAGGCAGTTATGAGCTCGACCAAGTCGGCTGTCGGCCATTTGCTCGGTGCTGCCGGTTCGGTGGAAGCGATCTTCTGCCTGCTGGCGATGCGCGACGGCGTTGCGCCGCCCACGCTCAACCTCGACAATCCTTCGGTCGAGACCGAGATCAATCTGGTGCCGCACACGCCCATCAAGAAGGAAATCAACGTGGCCCTGTCCAACAGCTTCGGTTTTGGCGGCACCAATGCCACGCTGGTGATGCGCAAGGTCAGCTGA
- a CDS encoding acyl carrier protein, translating to MSDVADRVRKIVVEHLNVDAEKVTEKASFIDDLGADSLDQVELVMAFEEEFSVEIPDDAAESIQTFGDAVAFLTKATS from the coding sequence ATGAGCGATGTCGCTGATCGGGTCCGCAAGATCGTTGTGGAACACCTCAATGTGGATGCCGAGAAGGTCACCGAGAAGGCCAGCTTCATCGACGATCTGGGTGCTGACTCCCTGGATCAGGTCGAGCTGGTGATGGCTTTCGAGGAAGAATTCTCGGTCGAAATCCCCGATGACGCTGCCGAGTCGATCCAGACCTTCGGTGATGCGGTCGCCTTCCTGACCAAGGCCACCAGCTAA
- the alr gene encoding alanine racemase yields the protein MALTSGLGGQLSIDLGALARNWRALDKVSAGALTAAVVKADAYGIGIDAASKALHAAGARFFFVATPDEGMAVRAALPDAHVFILYGLYPGAANLYIRQNLMPVLSSMSMLEEWLAKCVERNEAYPAAFHFDTGINRIGFRLNEAGLVRERIEALGYAPQMVMSHLACADTPNHEKNRTQLALFGSVMSQFPGIPASLANSAGLMTGRDYHFQMVRPGIALYGGRAVNGRKNPMQPVVTLHVPILQVAEGRTGETVGYGAAYTLNRNSRLAILGYGYADGFFRSLSGTNQRPGGKVFIRGKLCPVIGRISMDLTVVDVTELGSDLPMPGEGAEVLGAHIGVDDQADAAGTIGYEILTSLKGRYTRNYVGDGRLPE from the coding sequence ATGGCGCTGACTTCGGGCCTTGGGGGCCAACTGAGCATCGATCTGGGGGCCCTGGCCCGGAACTGGCGAGCCCTGGACAAGGTGAGCGCCGGCGCATTGACGGCTGCGGTGGTCAAGGCCGACGCCTATGGCATTGGCATAGATGCGGCTTCGAAGGCGCTGCACGCGGCCGGCGCGCGCTTCTTCTTCGTGGCGACGCCCGATGAAGGCATGGCGGTGCGGGCCGCCCTGCCCGACGCGCACGTCTTCATCCTCTACGGGCTCTATCCGGGTGCGGCCAATCTCTACATCCGCCAGAACCTCATGCCCGTGCTCTCCTCCATGTCGATGCTGGAGGAGTGGCTGGCAAAGTGCGTCGAACGCAACGAGGCCTACCCGGCGGCCTTCCATTTCGATACCGGCATCAATCGCATCGGCTTCCGGCTCAACGAGGCGGGCCTGGTCCGCGAGCGGATCGAGGCGCTCGGCTATGCGCCACAGATGGTGATGAGCCACCTCGCCTGCGCCGACACGCCCAACCACGAGAAGAACCGCACGCAGCTGGCCCTGTTCGGCTCGGTCATGTCGCAGTTCCCGGGCATTCCCGCCTCCCTGGCGAACTCGGCTGGGCTGATGACGGGACGTGACTATCATTTCCAGATGGTGCGCCCGGGCATCGCGCTCTATGGCGGCCGTGCCGTCAATGGCCGCAAGAACCCCATGCAGCCCGTGGTGACATTGCATGTGCCCATCCTGCAGGTGGCCGAGGGCCGCACCGGCGAAACCGTGGGCTATGGCGCCGCCTATACGCTCAACCGCAATTCGCGGCTGGCGATCCTGGGCTATGGCTATGCGGACGGTTTCTTCCGCTCCCTGTCGGGCACCAATCAGCGGCCCGGCGGCAAGGTCTTCATCCGCGGCAAGCTGTGCCCGGTGATCGGCCGGATTTCCATGGACCTGACCGTGGTGGACGTCACCGAACTGGGCTCCGACTTGCCCATGCCCGGGGAAGGCGCCGAAGTGCTTGGCGCCCATATTGGCGTTGACGACCAGGCCGATGCCGCCGGCACCATCGGCTACGAAATCCTCACCAGCCTCAAGGGCCGCTACACGCGCAACTATGTCGGTGACGGCCGGCTGCCGGAGTAG
- the fabD gene encoding ACP S-malonyltransferase produces the protein MSSTAFTFPGQGSQAVGMGKDLAHEYPVARAVFQEVDEALGERLSATMFEGPEDILRLTENAQPALMAVSVAVVRVLEAKGVSLKDHAKFVAGHSLGEYSALCAAGTFSLTDAARLLRTRGQAMQKAVPVGHGAMAALLGLDLDTARAVAAEAGQGEVCDVANDNAPGQVVISGGTAAVERAVEIAKGKGAKRALLLPVSAPFHCSLMQPAADAMAAALAEVDMKAPVVPLVANVLAAPITDPDEIRQRLVEQVTGVVRWTESVTWLTTQGGVTNLVELGTGKVLTGLAKRIATDATAQAIGSPADIEAFVAQLNA, from the coding sequence ATGTCCAGCACTGCATTCACCTTTCCCGGCCAGGGCAGCCAGGCCGTCGGCATGGGCAAGGATCTCGCCCACGAATATCCCGTGGCCCGCGCCGTCTTCCAGGAAGTCGACGAAGCTCTGGGCGAGCGCCTCTCGGCCACCATGTTCGAAGGTCCCGAGGACATTCTGCGCCTGACCGAGAACGCCCAGCCCGCGCTGATGGCCGTTTCCGTGGCCGTGGTGCGTGTGCTCGAGGCCAAGGGTGTCTCGCTCAAGGACCACGCCAAGTTTGTCGCCGGCCATTCGCTGGGCGAATATTCTGCCCTGTGCGCCGCCGGCACGTTCAGCCTTACCGATGCCGCGCGCCTCCTGCGCACGCGCGGCCAGGCAATGCAGAAAGCCGTGCCGGTCGGCCATGGCGCCATGGCGGCGCTGCTCGGCCTCGATCTCGACACTGCCAGGGCAGTGGCCGCGGAGGCCGGCCAAGGTGAAGTCTGCGATGTTGCCAATGACAACGCGCCCGGCCAGGTCGTGATTTCCGGGGGAACCGCCGCCGTCGAGCGCGCCGTCGAGATCGCCAAGGGCAAGGGCGCCAAGCGCGCCTTGCTGCTGCCGGTCAGCGCGCCGTTCCACTGCTCGCTGATGCAACCGGCCGCCGACGCTATGGCCGCAGCGCTTGCCGAAGTCGACATGAAGGCACCCGTGGTGCCCCTGGTCGCCAATGTGCTGGCCGCACCAATTACCGATCCCGATGAAATCCGCCAGCGGCTGGTCGAACAGGTCACCGGGGTCGTGCGCTGGACCGAAAGCGTCACCTGGCTCACCACCCAGGGTGGCGTCACCAATCTGGTGGAGCTGGGCACGGGCAAGGTGCTCACTGGCCTTGCCAAGCGCATTGCCACCGACGCAACGGCCCAGGCCATCGGCTCGCCGGCCGATATCGAAGCCTTCGTCGCGCAGCTCAACGCCTGA
- the rpsF gene encoding 30S ribosomal protein S6, which yields MALYEHIYLARQDVSQQQVEELTAALTEVLGQGGGKVTKNEYWGLKGLSYRIRKNRKAHYTLLNIEAPAAAVAEMERQMRINEDILRFMTVRVDELEEGPSAMMQKRDRDDREGGRGGDRGGFSGERRPRRF from the coding sequence ATGGCCCTTTACGAACACATCTACCTCGCTCGCCAGGACGTGTCCCAGCAGCAGGTCGAAGAACTCACCGCAGCACTGACCGAAGTCCTCGGCCAGGGTGGCGGCAAGGTGACCAAGAACGAATACTGGGGCCTCAAGGGTCTCTCCTACCGCATCCGCAAGAACCGCAAGGCGCACTACACCCTGCTCAACATCGAAGCCCCGGCCGCTGCCGTCGCCGAGATGGAGCGCCAGATGCGCATCAATGAAGACATCCTGCGCTTCATGACCGTGCGCGTGGACGAGTTGGAAGAAGGCCCGTCGGCAATGATGCAGAAGCGCGACCGTGACGACCGCGAAGGCGGCCGCGGTGGTGATCGTGGCGGCTTCTCCGGCGAACGCCGTCCGCGCCGCTTCTAA
- the rplI gene encoding 50S ribosomal protein L9: protein MKVILLERVGRTGTIGDEVNVKDGFARNFLLPQGKALRATEANRKRFENERAHIEQRNEERRNAAAGIAEGLNGTTVTMIRQAGETGQLYGSVAARDIVEALAVEGFTVQRNQVDLAEAIKTVGVHSVSLALHPEVEVSITVNVARSADEAERQAAGEDVTVHTFDTDEDGDFAAGQAAAAAEDRFEE from the coding sequence ATGAAAGTCATTCTGCTCGAGCGCGTTGGCCGCACCGGCACCATCGGCGACGAAGTCAACGTCAAGGACGGCTTTGCCCGCAACTTCCTGCTGCCCCAGGGCAAGGCCCTGCGCGCCACGGAAGCCAACCGCAAGCGGTTCGAAAACGAGCGTGCTCACATTGAGCAGCGCAACGAAGAGCGCCGCAATGCCGCTGCAGGCATCGCCGAAGGCCTCAACGGCACGACCGTGACCATGATCCGCCAGGCCGGCGAAACCGGCCAGCTCTATGGTTCGGTTGCCGCCCGCGACATCGTCGAAGCCCTGGCTGTCGAAGGTTTCACCGTGCAGCGCAACCAGGTCGACCTGGCCGAAGCCATCAAGACGGTCGGCGTGCACTCGGTGTCGCTCGCCCTGCACCCGGAAGTCGAAGTCTCGATCACCGTCAACGTTGCCCGTTCGGCCGACGAAGCCGAGCGCCAGGCTGCCGGCGAGGACGTCACCGTTCATACGTTCGACACTGACGAGGATGGCGATTTCGCTGCCGGTCAGGCCGCTGCCGCCGCCGAAGACCGCTTCGAAGAGTAA
- a CDS encoding YicC/YloC family endoribonuclease, producing MSAALSSMTGFARAERQAGPLRVRIELKSVNGRGLDMRLRLAPGLDAVEIPLRQLLSKTLSRGSINLVVTLDRGAGSGAVRVNQQALATVIAALEDLRQVDAAPPRLDGILALPGVLELDEGAGATDEDEQAALILDCAAEAIERLKAARLQEGAEIAAVLRGQLDSIALLVDKAETHPARSRAAIEIRLRAQLAALRDDPGLSQERLAQEALLLATKADIQEELDRLRAHIAAARTLIEQGGPVGRRLDFLAQEFNREANTLCSKANAVDLTAIGLDLKAVIDQLREQVQNVE from the coding sequence GTGAGTGCAGCGCTTTCCAGCATGACCGGTTTTGCCCGCGCCGAGCGGCAGGCCGGACCCTTGCGGGTGCGCATCGAACTGAAATCCGTCAATGGCCGCGGGCTAGACATGCGGCTGCGCTTGGCGCCGGGGCTGGACGCGGTTGAAATCCCGCTGCGCCAACTGCTCTCGAAGACCCTCAGCCGTGGCTCGATCAACCTCGTGGTGACGCTGGATCGCGGCGCTGGCAGCGGCGCCGTGCGCGTCAACCAGCAAGCGTTGGCGACGGTGATTGCCGCGCTTGAGGACCTGCGTCAGGTCGATGCGGCGCCGCCGCGCCTCGACGGCATATTGGCACTGCCCGGTGTGCTGGAACTCGATGAGGGGGCAGGGGCGACGGACGAGGACGAGCAAGCGGCCTTGATCCTCGACTGCGCTGCCGAGGCCATCGAGCGTCTCAAGGCTGCACGGCTGCAGGAAGGCGCGGAAATCGCCGCGGTCCTGCGCGGGCAGCTCGATTCCATCGCCTTGCTGGTCGACAAGGCCGAGACCCATCCCGCCCGGTCCCGCGCCGCCATCGAGATCCGCCTGCGCGCGCAGCTGGCCGCCCTGCGCGACGACCCCGGCTTGTCACAGGAGCGGCTGGCGCAGGAAGCGCTGCTGCTCGCCACCAAGGCCGATATCCAGGAAGAGCTGGACCGGCTGCGCGCCCATATCGCGGCTGCCCGCACCCTGATCGAGCAGGGCGGACCGGTCGGCCGTCGGCTCGACTTTCTCGCCCAGGAATTCAATCGCGAAGCCAATACGCTCTGCTCCAAGGCAAACGCAGTGGACCTCACCGCCATCGGTCTTGACCTCAAGGCGGTGATCGATCAACTACGCGAGCAGGTTCAGAACGTCGAATAG
- the mltG gene encoding endolytic transglycosylase MltG translates to MNDRRNRRRRRSGNGLIDVLNGLLTLLVIGLVVAGGGFFYVASQYYGDGPTREDRVFRVESGNTLSTTAARLEDQGFISNAFIFSQFGSRVEDSAVVKAGDFNIPAGASMSEILKELTTGNPLRYAVTIPEGWTVWQAIQRINADDRLTGSIDQLPPEGSILPGSYDYTPGDTRQSVLDDMQLAMTQALAEVWETRQADLPLESPAELLILASIVEKETGIASERPQIAAVFVNRLREGMRLQSDPTIIYGITLGQSTLDRGIRRSEIEGKTPYNTYQIDGLPPTPIANPGIEALQAVANPDSHDYLYFVAKGATPREGHVFAETYAEHQENVARYREIAAEAAAQAEAEAEAARQALEAQEAEAAAEGDTQQ, encoded by the coding sequence ATGAACGACCGCAGGAACCGGCGCCGCCGCCGCTCGGGCAATGGCTTGATCGACGTCCTCAACGGCCTGCTGACCTTGCTGGTCATAGGCCTTGTAGTGGCCGGCGGCGGCTTCTTCTATGTTGCCTCGCAATATTACGGCGATGGCCCGACGCGCGAGGATCGCGTCTTCCGGGTCGAGTCCGGCAATACGCTTTCGACGACCGCAGCACGGCTCGAGGACCAGGGCTTCATCAGCAATGCCTTCATCTTCAGCCAGTTCGGCAGCCGCGTGGAAGACAGCGCCGTCGTCAAGGCCGGCGACTTCAATATCCCTGCCGGCGCCAGCATGTCGGAAATCCTCAAGGAACTGACCACGGGCAATCCGCTGCGCTATGCGGTGACCATTCCCGAGGGCTGGACGGTCTGGCAGGCGATACAGCGCATCAATGCCGATGACCGGCTGACCGGCTCCATCGACCAATTGCCGCCCGAAGGCTCGATCCTGCCCGGCAGCTATGACTACACGCCGGGGGACACGCGCCAATCCGTGCTCGACGACATGCAACTGGCAATGACCCAGGCCCTGGCCGAGGTATGGGAGACCCGCCAAGCCGACCTGCCGCTCGAATCCCCGGCAGAGCTGCTCATCCTGGCCTCGATCGTGGAGAAGGAAACCGGGATTGCCAGCGAGCGGCCGCAGATCGCCGCTGTCTTCGTCAATCGCCTGCGCGAAGGCATGCGCCTGCAGTCCGACCCGACCATCATCTATGGCATCACGCTGGGGCAATCGACGCTGGATCGCGGCATTCGTCGCTCCGAAATCGAGGGCAAGACACCATACAATACCTATCAGATTGATGGGCTGCCGCCGACGCCCATCGCCAATCCGGGCATCGAGGCGCTGCAGGCCGTCGCAAATCCCGACAGCCACGACTATCTCTATTTCGTGGCCAAGGGCGCGACCCCGCGCGAAGGGCATGTCTTTGCCGAGACTTATGCCGAGCACCAGGAGAATGTAGCGCGCTATCGCGAGATCGCAGCCGAGGCTGCTGCCCAGGCCGAAGCCGAGGCGGAGGCCGCGCGCCAGGCGCTGGAGGCCCAGGAGGCCGAGGCCGCCGCCGAAGGCGATACGCAGCAGTGA
- a CDS encoding DUF1697 domain-containing protein: MPSSPPLYVILLRAIGPATHRLMSMAQWREAAERAGFVAPETLVNTGNMIAGFEGTAAAARKAMEPVLRHFGLGENVAAIVRTPAQLRRLVKADPIADAAQNRPAETGVYFFAAAKPDFGLIKEHDGPEAIHIVADHLMVDFSQDVAQSGKLIRKIDRLCGLNTARNWNTTRKLAERATAREKA, encoded by the coding sequence TTGCCCAGCTCTCCTCCCCTCTACGTCATCCTGCTGCGCGCCATCGGCCCGGCGACACACCGGCTGATGAGCATGGCGCAATGGCGGGAGGCCGCCGAACGAGCTGGATTCGTGGCGCCCGAAACACTGGTCAACACCGGCAACATGATTGCCGGCTTCGAGGGGACGGCGGCGGCCGCGCGCAAGGCGATGGAGCCGGTCCTGCGCCATTTCGGGTTGGGCGAGAATGTTGCGGCCATTGTCCGGACGCCGGCGCAATTGCGGCGGCTGGTCAAGGCGGACCCGATTGCCGATGCAGCGCAGAACCGGCCGGCGGAAACCGGCGTCTATTTCTTTGCTGCGGCCAAGCCGGACTTTGGCTTGATCAAGGAGCACGATGGCCCGGAGGCTATCCATATCGTGGCGGACCACCTGATGGTGGATTTCTCACAGGACGTGGCGCAATCGGGCAAGCTCATCCGCAAGATCGACAGGCTGTGCGGCCTCAACACGGCCCGCAACTGGAACACCACACGCAAGCTGGCCGAACGGGCCACGGCGCGGGAGAAAGCATAA
- a CDS encoding replicative DNA helicase — protein MAEIARLHPAEDKSFRVAPHNVEVEQALLGAILINNDAFYRVADFLLPEHFYEPIHREIYELAGKIIRAGKAAEPATLKTHLPDQLLPDVTMMQYLSRLAAEATTVLNAADYGQAIYDLAIRRNLIMVGEEMVSVAYDGDVEMTPVKQIEKVEGELFQLAEKGRYDGGFQAFGAALNASIQMAGEAFQRDGGLSGVATDLHDLDRQMGGLQRSDLIILAGRPAMGKTSLVTNIAYNVAKAWRGDVTPDGHSKTVNGGIVGFFSLEMSSEQLATRILAEQAEISSSDIRRGRIHDNQFAKLVDVSNMMSKVPLYIDDTGGISVAQLAARARRLKRQKGLDLLIVDYLQLLSGSSKASSQNRVQELTEITTTLKALAKELEVPIIALSQLSRQVEARDDKHPQLADLRESGSIEQDADVVLFVYREEYYLKNKEPKEGTPEHLTWQGEMEKVHGKAEVIIAKQRHGPTGTVQLSFEAQFTRFGNLARADYLPERME, from the coding sequence ATGGCCGAGATTGCACGCCTTCACCCCGCCGAAGACAAGTCCTTTCGCGTCGCCCCGCACAATGTGGAGGTGGAGCAGGCGCTGCTGGGCGCCATCCTGATCAACAATGACGCCTTCTATCGCGTCGCCGATTTCCTGCTGCCGGAGCACTTCTACGAGCCCATCCACAGGGAGATCTATGAGCTGGCCGGCAAGATCATCCGCGCCGGCAAGGCGGCGGAACCGGCAACGCTCAAGACCCACCTGCCCGACCAGCTGCTGCCCGATGTCACCATGATGCAGTACCTCTCGCGCCTGGCGGCGGAGGCGACGACGGTGCTCAACGCCGCTGATTATGGCCAGGCCATTTATGACCTCGCTATCCGGCGCAACCTGATCATGGTGGGCGAGGAAATGGTCTCGGTCGCCTATGACGGCGATGTCGAGATGACGCCGGTCAAGCAGATCGAAAAGGTCGAGGGCGAGCTGTTCCAACTGGCGGAAAAGGGCCGTTATGACGGCGGCTTCCAGGCCTTTGGCGCCGCACTCAATGCCTCTATCCAGATGGCCGGCGAAGCCTTCCAGCGCGATGGCGGGCTTTCGGGCGTGGCCACGGACCTGCACGATCTCGACCGGCAGATGGGCGGGTTGCAGCGTTCCGACCTGATCATTCTCGCCGGCCGCCCTGCCATGGGCAAGACCTCGCTCGTCACCAACATCGCCTATAATGTCGCCAAGGCCTGGCGGGGCGATGTCACTCCCGACGGCCATTCCAAGACCGTCAATGGCGGCATTGTCGGCTTTTTCAGCCTGGAAATGAGTTCGGAACAGCTCGCCACGCGTATTCTGGCGGAGCAGGCGGAGATTTCCTCCTCCGACATCCGGCGCGGCCGCATCCACGACAACCAGTTTGCCAAGCTGGTCGATGTCAGCAACATGATGAGCAAGGTGCCGCTCTATATCGACGATACCGGCGGCATTTCGGTGGCCCAGCTTGCCGCCCGCGCCCGGCGCCTGAAGCGACAAAAGGGGCTCGACCTCCTCATCGTCGACTATCTGCAGTTGCTCTCTGGCTCGTCGAAGGCGTCGAGCCAGAATCGCGTGCAGGAGCTGACCGAGATCACCACCACGCTCAAGGCGCTGGCCAAGGAACTGGAAGTGCCGATCATCGCGCTTTCCCAGCTCTCCCGTCAGGTGGAAGCGCGCGACGACAAGCATCCGCAACTGGCCGACCTGCGCGAATCAGGTTCTATCGAGCAGGACGCGGACGTGGTTCTGTTCGTCTATCGCGAAGAATACTATCTCAAGAACAAGGAACCCAAAGAGGGCACGCCGGAGCATCTGACCTGGCAGGGGGAAATGGAGAAGGTGCACGGCAAGGCGGAAGTCATCATCGCCAAGCAGCGTCACGGTCCCACCGGCACGGTGCAGTTGAGCTTCGAGGCTCAATTTACCCGCTTTGGTAACCTTGCCCGGGCAGACTACCTGCCTGAACGCATGGAATAG
- the gmk gene encoding guanylate kinase yields MEFQRRGVMLVIASPSGAGKSSISRSLFGADPNIKLSVSVTTRARRTDEVHGKHYYFIDVETFKKMQRDGELLESAEVHGNFYGTPRAQVEEQLARGEDILFDIDYQGTLQLYEKCRADMVTVFILPPSIKELRARLERRAQDSVGTIEKRLKNARVEMDHYGEYDYVIVNNDLEHSVDRVRTILASARLRRERQVNLASFVKDLQSQIDSL; encoded by the coding sequence ATGGAATTTCAGCGCCGCGGCGTCATGCTGGTGATTGCCTCCCCGTCAGGCGCAGGAAAATCCTCGATCTCCCGATCGCTGTTCGGCGCCGATCCCAATATCAAGCTCTCGGTTTCGGTGACCACGCGCGCCCGCCGCACCGACGAGGTGCATGGCAAACACTACTATTTCATCGACGTCGAGACCTTCAAGAAGATGCAGCGCGATGGCGAGCTGCTCGAATCGGCCGAGGTGCACGGCAATTTCTACGGTACCCCGCGTGCCCAGGTGGAAGAACAGCTCGCCCGTGGCGAGGACATCCTGTTCGACATCGACTACCAGGGCACGCTGCAGCTCTACGAGAAGTGCCGGGCCGACATGGTGACCGTGTTCATCCTGCCCCCATCGATCAAGGAGCTGCGGGCGCGCCTCGAACGTCGCGCCCAGGACAGCGTCGGCACCATCGAGAAGCGCCTCAAGAATGCGCGCGTCGAGATGGACCATTATGGCGAATACGACTACGTGATCGTCAACAACGACCTCGAGCACTCTGTGGACCGCGTCCGCACCATCCTTGCCTCGGCCCGCCTCAGGCGCGAGCGACAGGTGAATTTGGCCAGCTTCGTCAAGGACTTGCAGAGCCAGATCGATTCTCTTTGA
- the rpsR gene encoding 30S ribosomal protein S18 yields MAIKDLTTSQARRPFQRRRKTCPFSGEGAPKIDYKDVRLLSRYVSERGKIVPSRITAVSAKKQRELARAIKRARFIGLMPYAVQ; encoded by the coding sequence ATGGCTATCAAAGACCTTACCACTTCCCAGGCCCGCCGCCCGTTCCAGCGTCGTCGCAAGACCTGCCCGTTCTCGGGCGAGGGCGCGCCCAAGATCGACTACAAGGACGTGCGCCTGCTCTCGCGCTACGTGTCGGAGCGCGGCAAGATCGTGCCGAGCCGCATCACCGCCGTTTCGGCCAAGAAGCAGCGTGAGCTGGCCCGTGCCATCAAGCGCGCCCGCTTCATCGGCCTGATGCCCTACGCCGTTCAATAA
- the fabG gene encoding 3-oxoacyl-[acyl-carrier-protein] reductase — protein MFDLSGKRALVTGASGGIGREIAKALAAAGATVALSGTRVGALEDTAKDIGKDCPILPANLSKLEEVDKLVPSAEAAMGGLDILVNNAGMTRDNLFMRMKDEEWDEVLAVNLTAAFHLNRAVLRGMMKQRWGRIIGISSVVGVMGNPGQGNYAASKAGLIGMNKALAYEVASRNITVNSIAPGFIASAMTDELNDKQRESILSTVPAGRLGTAQEVAACAVFLASDGAAYITGHTLNVNGGMAMI, from the coding sequence ATGTTTGATCTTTCTGGTAAACGCGCCCTCGTCACCGGCGCCAGCGGCGGCATCGGCCGCGAAATCGCCAAGGCGCTGGCCGCTGCAGGCGCGACGGTGGCGCTTTCGGGAACGCGGGTCGGCGCCCTCGAAGACACCGCCAAGGACATCGGCAAGGACTGCCCGATCCTGCCGGCAAATCTGAGCAAGCTCGAAGAGGTCGACAAGCTGGTGCCCAGCGCCGAGGCGGCCATGGGTGGTCTCGATATTCTGGTCAACAATGCCGGCATGACGCGTGACAATCTGTTCATGCGTATGAAGGATGAGGAATGGGACGAGGTGCTGGCCGTCAACCTGACAGCGGCTTTCCATCTCAACCGCGCGGTGCTGCGCGGGATGATGAAGCAGCGCTGGGGCCGCATCATCGGCATCTCCTCGGTGGTCGGCGTCATGGGCAATCCGGGGCAGGGCAATTATGCCGCCTCCAAGGCCGGGCTGATCGGCATGAACAAGGCGCTGGCCTATGAGGTCGCGAGCCGCAACATCACCGTGAACTCCATCGCGCCCGGCTTCATCGCCTCGGCCATGACCGACGAACTCAACGACAAGCAACGTGAGTCGATCCTCTCGACCGTCCCCGCGGGACGGCTCGGCACGGCCCAGGAAGTGGCGGCCTGCGCGGTTTTTCTCGCCAGCGACGGCGCCGCCTATATCACCGGCCATACGCTCAACGTGAACGGCGGCATGGCGATGATCTAG